A section of the Venturia canescens isolate UGA chromosome 11, ASM1945775v1, whole genome shotgun sequence genome encodes:
- the LOC122418060 gene encoding rhodopsin, long-wavelength-like isoform X1: protein MMASSFEPTVTEAVVAALNPGTALTSPMSNVLTDTLVTIGPKFAQQFMRFSNQTVVDKVPEEMLHLIDPYWYQYPPMDPIWHKILGLVMIVIGILGWTGNGMVVYIFLVTPSLRTPSNLLVVNLAFSDFLMMIMMSPPMVINCWFETWVLGPLMCDIYAMIGSLCGGASIWTMTMIAYDRYNVIVKGMNGRPLTINLAILKILIIWLHSLVWTIFPMVGWNRYVPEGNMTSCGTDYFNQAWLSRSYILVYSIFVYYTPLFTIIYSYWFIVATVAAHEKAMRDQAKKMNVASLRSGEQEGESAEVKLAKVAITTISLWFAAWTPYLVINYTGIFGGKISPLFTIWGSLCAKTNACYNPIVYAVSHPKYRAALHAKFPCLLIGADENKPAAPAGGAAAPAAEA, encoded by the exons ATGATGGCATCTTCGTTCGAACCCACTGTGACGGAAGCTGTAGTCGCTGCTCTGAATCCAGGCACTGCTCTGACCTCTCCGATGAGCAACGTTCTCACAGACACTCTGGTTACCATCGGACCCAAGTTTGCTCAACAGTTTATGCGATTCTCGAATCAGACAGTCGTTGACAAAGTCCCTGAAGAAATGCTGCATCTCATCGATCCCTACTG gTATCAGTACCCACCGATGGATCCAATTTGGCACAAAATTCTTGGTCTGGTGATGATAGTGATAGGAATTCTGGGATGGACTGGTAACGGAATGGTCGTTTATATTTTCCTGGTAACACCAAGTCTCCGAACGCCTAGTAATCTGCTCGTGGTGAATCTAGCATTTTCGGATTTTCTTATGATGATAATGATGTCACCGCCGATGGTGATAAATTGCTGGTTCGAGACATGGGTGCTTG GTCCTCTCATGTGCGACATTTATGCAATGATTGGTTCATTGTGCGGTGGTGCATCGATCTGGACGATGACAATGATCGCCTATGATCGTTATAACGTCATTGTTAAAGGCATGAATGGCAGACCGCTGACCATCAACCTCGCAATTCTTAAAATATTGATCATTTGGTTACACTCTCTTGTGTGGACGATATTTCCTATGGTAGGGTGGAATCG ATACGTTCCGGAAGGAAATATGACGTCGTGTGGCACCGATTATTTCAACCAAGCGTGGTTATCGCGCTCCTACATTCTCGTTTATTCCATTTTCGTCTATTACACGCCGTTGTTCACAATTATTTATTCCTACTGGTTCATCGTTGCT ACTGTCGCTGCTCATGAGAAAGCGATGAGAGATcaggcaaaaaaaatgaacgttgCGTCCCTCAGGAGCGGTGAACAGGAAGGAGAAAGCGCTGAAGTCAAACTCGCCAAG GTGGCAATAACAACAATTTCTCTCTGGTTCGCCGCCTGGACTCCTTATTTGGTGATCAATTACACTGGAATTTTTGGAGGCAAAATTAGTCCACTTTTCACAATTTGGGGATCGTTGTGTGCCAAAACAAACGCTTGTTACAATCCGATCGTGTACGCAGTCAG ccATCCAAAATATCGAGCAGCTTTGCACGCCAAATTTCCTTGTTTGCTTATCGGAGCAGATGAAAATAAGCCTGCAGCTCCAGCCGGCGGTGCAGCGGCACCAGCAGCCGAAGCCTGA
- the LOC122418060 gene encoding rhodopsin, long-wavelength-like isoform X2, with protein sequence MMASSFEPTVTEAVVAALNPGTALTSPMSNVLTDTLVTIGPKFAQQFMRFSNQTVVDKVPEEMLHLIDPYWYQYPPMDPIWHKILGLVMIVIGILGWTGNGMVVYIFLVTPSLRTPSNLLVVNLAFSDFLMMIMMSPPMVINCWFETWVLGPLMCDIYAMIGSLCGGASIWTMTMIAYDRYNVIVKGMNGRPLTINLAILKILIIWLHSLVWTIFPMVGWNR encoded by the exons ATGATGGCATCTTCGTTCGAACCCACTGTGACGGAAGCTGTAGTCGCTGCTCTGAATCCAGGCACTGCTCTGACCTCTCCGATGAGCAACGTTCTCACAGACACTCTGGTTACCATCGGACCCAAGTTTGCTCAACAGTTTATGCGATTCTCGAATCAGACAGTCGTTGACAAAGTCCCTGAAGAAATGCTGCATCTCATCGATCCCTACTG gTATCAGTACCCACCGATGGATCCAATTTGGCACAAAATTCTTGGTCTGGTGATGATAGTGATAGGAATTCTGGGATGGACTGGTAACGGAATGGTCGTTTATATTTTCCTGGTAACACCAAGTCTCCGAACGCCTAGTAATCTGCTCGTGGTGAATCTAGCATTTTCGGATTTTCTTATGATGATAATGATGTCACCGCCGATGGTGATAAATTGCTGGTTCGAGACATGGGTGCTTG GTCCTCTCATGTGCGACATTTATGCAATGATTGGTTCATTGTGCGGTGGTGCATCGATCTGGACGATGACAATGATCGCCTATGATCGTTATAACGTCATTGTTAAAGGCATGAATGGCAGACCGCTGACCATCAACCTCGCAATTCTTAAAATATTGATCATTTGGTTACACTCTCTTGTGTGGACGATATTTCCTATGGTAGGGTGGAATCGGTGA